A genomic region of Pristiophorus japonicus isolate sPriJap1 chromosome 20, sPriJap1.hap1, whole genome shotgun sequence contains the following coding sequences:
- the LOC139232905 gene encoding keratin, type I cytoskeletal 18 — MPSITSGSSQRRSSSRAGPSFSSRSAQSSSSWARSPAVRSTSSRSSAILLGSTGALMAGGMMSASSSEKQTMQNLNNRLALYLEKVQFLDTSNRDLERKITALLEERKPVNKDINPMLAQAYSLNKQIHDLIMNNAAILLHIDNAKLSAEDFRMKMESESCVRQTVESDIDRLRRAKEEYDGSASALRNEGDMLSEELLFLKKNHQEEVNSLRALLKNNQVSVEVESVQGPDIAAIIAKVRADYEEVVTKNKVDAQAWYQSQVQLINTEVEQNSKVLDAAKAEFSSKRQTIQTLEIELETLKKQMIGLQNILGETEERYGMDYHKLYKIVSKLEADMLKIRNDMLQKKEDYEALMKSKLTLEAELCEYRRLLTGEMSIKAPPRPPTPPPEVTTRKIIKVITTTLVDGKIVDESSEVEEFNSLN, encoded by the exons ATGCCTAGCATCACCAGCGGCTCGTCGCAGCGCCGGTCCTCCAGCCGGGCCGGGCCCAGCTTCTCCAGCCGATCGGCGCAAAGTAGCTCGTCGTGGGCCAGGAGCCCCGCCGTCCGAAGCACCTCCAGTCGCAGCTCGGCGATCCTCCTGGGCAGCACCGGCGCCCTGATGGCCGGCGGGATGATGAGCGCTTCCTCGTCCGAGAAACAGACCATGCAGAACCTCAACAACCGCCTGGCCCTCTACCTGGAGAAGGTCCAGTTCCTGGACACCAGCAACCGCGATTTGGAGCGAAAGATCACCGCGCTGCTGGAAGAGAGGAAACCGGTGAACAAAGAcatcaaccccatgctggcgcaagCATATTCCCTGAACAAACAG ATCCACGATCTCATAATGAACAATGCCGCGATCTTGCTGCATATTGACAACGCCAAGCTGAGCGCCGAGGATTTCAGAATGAA GATGGAGTCTGAATCTTGCGTTCGGCAAACTGTGGAGAGCGATATAGACCGCTTGAGACGAGCCAAGGAGGAATATGATGGCAGCGCGTCGGCTCTAAGGAACGAAGGGGACATGTTATCTGAAGAGCTTCTGTTCCTGAAAAAGAACCACCAAGAG GAAGTGAATTCCCTCAGAGCACTGTTGAAGAATAATCAAGTTAGCGTGGAGGTGGAATCTGTGCAAGGACCTGATATTGCTGCCATAATTGCAAAGGTCAGAGCTGACTACGAGGAAGTGGTTACAAAAAACAAGGTGGATGCACAAGCCTGGTACCAATCCCAG GTGCAACTGATCAACACTGAAGTAGAACAAAACAGTAAAGTACTCGACGCTGCCAAGGCAGAATTCAGCAGCAAACGACAAACAATCCAAACCCTGGAGATAGAGCTGGAAACCCTTAAGAAGCAG ATGATAGGACTGCAAAATATATTGGGAGAGACTGAAGAAAGATATGGAATGGACTACCATAAGCTGTATAAAATCGTCTCCAAATTGGAAGCCGACATGCTCAAGATACGTAATGATATGTTGCAGAAAAAAGAAGATTACGAAGCTCTTATGAAAAGCAAACTAACTCTGGAAGCAGAGCTTTGCGAGTACAGGCGCTTACTTACTGGAGAAATGAG CATAAAGGCTCCCCCACGTCCACCCACACCTCCAC CTGAAGTCACAACAAGGAAAATCATCAAAGTCATCACAACAACTTTGGTTGATGGCAAAATTGTTGATGAATCAAGTGAAGTTGAAGAATTTAATTCGCTAAATTAA